Part of the Halanaerobiales bacterium genome, CATCATCATGGATAGTCAAAATTAAAACTCTTATATTAGGAGCAATTTCTTTTATTTTCTTTATGGTATCTATTCCATTCATTCTGGGCATATTCAAATCAAGTAAAACTAAATCAGGAAATTCATTTCTAATTTTTTCAACAGTTTCTAGACCATCTTTAGCCTCTCCAATAACTTCTAATTCTTCATAAAAACCAAGTAATTTCACAATCCCTTCTCTTACTAATTTATGATCATCTGCTACAAGCACTTTTGTTTTTGTCACTTCTAATCCCCCTATTCTTTTTTCTGATCAAGAGGTACTATGATACTAATCCTTGTTCCTGTATTATTAGAATTAATATTCATTTTTGCATTAATTAGTTCACATCGTTCACGCATATTAATTAGACCATATTTCCCTTCACCAACTTCATCTATCTCAAAACCTGTTCCATTATCTACTATTAAAACATTTATTTTATTATTAGTAAATTCAATTTTTAAGTCACAATGAGTTGCTTCGGCATGTTTATGTACATTATTTAAAGCTTCCTGTATTATTCTAAAAATAGTTATTTCATGAGTTTTAGGAATGTTTTTAAAATTCCCCATTACCTTTAATTCAACTTCTAAATCAGTTTGTTCTTCAAATTTTTCAATATATCTCCTGATAGTAGGAATTAAACCTAAATCATCTAAAGACATAGGACGTAAATCATAAATAATTTTTCTTACATCTTTTACACTATATCTAACCATATCTTTTAGGGTTTTCAATTCTTCTTTAGCCTTGTCTTTATCTTTTTCCATCATTTTCTGAGCTAATTCTACTCTAAAAACAAGATTGGCAATTGATTGAGCAGGCCCATCATGTATTTCTCGGGCTACTCTTTTTCTCTCTTCTTCCTGAGCTTCTATTACCTTAAAAGCCAGATCCTGTTTTTGTTGTAAATCATCAAATTGCTCACTTAAATCAGATAATTCCCCATAAAGATATTTTTTGACAACACTTACTTTTGAAACCAAATTTTCAGCCTTATCAAAAGTTTTCTTGACATTTATAAGTCGTTCCTCTAAATCATTTCTTCTATTTTTTAGTTGTTCTTCTTTTTCCTGTAATACAGCAATTTCTACAGAAGTATCTTCAGCTCTTTCATAAACTTCTTTTACTTCAGCTTCAGAATATTGATCAAATTTTTTACTAACTTCCATTAATTTTAGGCGAGCTTTTCGATTTTCTTTTTCTAATTTATCTATTTCTGAGATAACTTCTTCAATATCCTCATTTACTTCTGAAATTTTTTCTTTTATTTTATCCATTTCTTTTCTTGAAGACTCAGAAATTGAAAAAATCTCTTTTTTACTTGAATCTAAGGTATTTATTGTTTTCTCTAATATTTCATCTAAATTTTGTTTCAATTATAACTCACCCCAATTCTATGCTATAACTAATATTCTATAACTTTATAAATTCTATATATATTACTTCAATCCTTTATATTTAATAAAAATTAGTAAAATTTAGCTAATCAAATTATTTTAAAAGTTCTTTATTTACAATATTAGGGACATTTTCTCTTTTATATCCTGCTATTGCACCTTTAGCAGCTAATTCGGCCATTTTATTTCGAGCCCGATAGGTTGCACTTCCAATATGAGGAGTTAAAACAACATTTTCAAATTTTAATAAACCTTCTTCAACTTCAGGTTCATTTTCGTATACATCAAGTCCTGCTCCTCCGATCTCTTTGTTTTTTAAAGCTTTAACAAGTTCTTTTTCATTTATAATTGGCCCTCGTCCTGTATTAATTAAAATACTATCATCTTTCATTAAAGAAAATTCTTTAGTGCTAAATAAATGATAGGTTGATTCATTTAAAGGAGTATTAATAGAAATATAATCAGCTTCTTTAAGAATTTTTTCAAATTCTCGATATTCAACATTAAGACTTTCTTCTTTTTTCTCATCTAAACGATTCCTTTTATTATACAAAACTTTCATATTAAATCCTTGAGCTCTTTTAGCAACTGCTTTTCCAATTCTTCCCAAACCAATTATTCCTAAAGTTTTGTGATTAACTTCATTTCCCAATAATAACTTTGGGGCCCAACCTTCAAACTTTCCATTCCTTAATATTTTATCAGTTTCAACAATTCTTCTTGCGACTGCCAATAATAATCCCCAGGTTAGATCAGCAGTTGTCTCAGTTAATACATCAGGAGTATTTGTTACAATAATATTTCTTTTTGTAGCTGCTTTAACATCTATATTATTATATCCAACAGCATAATTAGCAATTACTTTTAAATTTTCAAGTTCATCCATCACTTTACTATCTATTTCATCACTTAAAAGTGGCAAAATAGCATCTGCTTTTTTAGCTTCAGAAATCAATTCATTTTTAGATAAACTCTTACCACTATTATTGCTTTTTATTTTAAATTCTTTTTTTAAAATTTCCAGGCCTTTTTCCGGTATTTCACTTGTTATATAAATAAGAGGTTTTGACATTCTATCCCCACCTATTATTAAAGAACATTTATTTTTTCTTTCATCTTAGTTCTTTCTGTATCATAATCCAAAACTTCTTCATTTCCTTGAAGAACTCTAAGAGCTCCTTTAGCAAGATGATTCATTTCCTCTGCTCCAGGATAAATTTTCAAATCAGCAATATAACTAATTTTATTCTTTAATTTATCGATAATATATTCTGAATTAGCTAAACCACCAGTTATAAATATTAAATCCACATCACCGTTTAAAACAGCAGACATACTACCTATTTCTTTAGCTATTTGATAAATCATTCCATCATAAACAAGTTTGGCTTTTTGATCTCCATTTTTTATTCTTTTTTCTATTTCTCTTCCATTATTAGTATCTAAATAAGCCGCAAGACCACCTTTTCCAAGCATTCTTTTTTTAAATTCATTTTCATCCGGATTATTTTCAAAAATATATTCTACTAAATCTAAAGAAGGTAAAGTACCAACTCTTTCAGGAGAA contains:
- a CDS encoding sensor histidine kinase → MKQNLDEILEKTINTLDSSKKEIFSISESSRKEMDKIKEKISEVNEDIEEVISEIDKLEKENRKARLKLMEVSKKFDQYSEAEVKEVYERAEDTSVEIAVLQEKEEQLKNRRNDLEERLINVKKTFDKAENLVSKVSVVKKYLYGELSDLSEQFDDLQQKQDLAFKVIEAQEEERKRVAREIHDGPAQSIANLVFRVELAQKMMEKDKDKAKEELKTLKDMVRYSVKDVRKIIYDLRPMSLDDLGLIPTIRRYIEKFEEQTDLEVELKVMGNFKNIPKTHEITIFRIIQEALNNVHKHAEATHCDLKIEFTNNKINVLIVDNGTGFEIDEVGEGKYGLINMRERCELINAKMNINSNNTGTRISIIVPLDQKKE
- a CDS encoding D-glycerate dehydrogenase; its protein translation is MSKPLIYITSEIPEKGLEILKKEFKIKSNNSGKSLSKNELISEAKKADAILPLLSDEIDSKVMDELENLKVIANYAVGYNNIDVKAATKRNIIVTNTPDVLTETTADLTWGLLLAVARRIVETDKILRNGKFEGWAPKLLLGNEVNHKTLGIIGLGRIGKAVAKRAQGFNMKVLYNKRNRLDEKKEESLNVEYREFEKILKEADYISINTPLNESTYHLFSTKEFSLMKDDSILINTGRGPIINEKELVKALKNKEIGGAGLDVYENEPEVEEGLLKFENVVLTPHIGSATYRARNKMAELAAKGAIAGYKRENVPNIVNKELLK